The bacterium genome contains the following window.
ATGCGGTAATATTGCAGAAGTTTACTCAAGGGTAGTAGGATATTATAGGCCGGTTATTAATTGGAATGAGGGGAAACAAGAAGAGTTTAAAGATAGATTAGAGTATAAAGTAGCGTGAGACTATTATTCTCATCTCAAGAGATGTTCATTTTTGGGGGTACAAAAAGGCTTGACAATTTTAGAATTAATATTATAATTAATATTTATGGGTGAGTAGCTCAGATGGTGAGAGCGCTTCCCCTACAAGGAAGAGGTCACAGGTTCGAATCCTGTCTCGCCCACCAAAGAGCTGTTATTTATGAGGAAAAGGGAACATCCAATGAGAGGAGGGCGTGGTCATTGTGATGACCCATATGCATTAATTCGAGGTTATAAGGAGCCAACTGTATGCCCAAATTGTGGGCTTGTATTTCATGAAAAGAAATGGATTAGAAATCAAGAGTTTTCAACTAAGCTTAAAAATGACCGTAGCACTCACTACGAACTATGTCCTGCTTGTAGGGAGATTAAAGAACACTACCCTATGGGAATTGTAAGACTTAAAGGAGACTTTTGGAAAACTCATAAAGGGATGATTGAAAATTTAATTCGTAATGAGGAAACTCGAGGGATGGATAAAAATCCGTTGGAAAGAATCATAAGTATAAGAGAAGAAGGAGATACATTACTCATAGAGACAACAAGAGAAAGTCTTGCAAGTAGGATTGGTAAGGTTATGAAAAGGGCGTGTAAAGGAAACCTTAAATACGAGTTCTCAAGAGGCGAGAAACTCGTAAGAATAGAGTGGTCGAGAGATTAGAAAGGAGGGCGTATGAAGATAAAGCCACTTGGTGATAGGGTTCTTGTTAAGAGACTTGAACCTGAAGAGAAAAGGAAAGGTGGTATAATTATACCCGATA
Protein-coding sequences here:
- a CDS encoding BCAM0308 family protein, translated to MRKREHPMRGGRGHCDDPYALIRGYKEPTVCPNCGLVFHEKKWIRNQEFSTKLKNDRSTHYELCPACREIKEHYPMGIVRLKGDFWKTHKGMIENLIRNEETRGMDKNPLERIISIREEGDTLLIETTRESLASRIGKVMKRACKGNLKYEFSRGEKLVRIEWSRD